In the Engystomops pustulosus chromosome 2, aEngPut4.maternal, whole genome shotgun sequence genome, one interval contains:
- the BCAS2 gene encoding pre-mRNA-splicing factor SPF27 has product MAGTSLVAGDVVVDALPYFDQGYDAAGVREAAAALVEEETRRYRPTKNYLSYLPTPDYSAFETEIMRNEFERLAARQPLELLSMKRYELPAPSSGQRNDITAWQECVNNSMAQLEHQAVRIENLEIMSQHGCNAWRVYNENLVHMIESAQKDLQKLRKRIQDMNWQRKNSQLTSGAKLREMESTWVSLVSKNYEIERAIVQLENEINQLKQRDGENKENIENY; this is encoded by the exons ATGGCGGGGACCAGTCTGGTTGCTGGAGATGTGGTTGTGGATGCGTTGCCGTATTTTGACCAAGGATACGACGCCGCCGGAGTGCGGGAGGCG GCCGCTGCCCTGGTGGAAGAGGAAACGAGACGTTATCGTCCAACCAAAAATTACCTGAGCTATTTACCTACTCCTGATTACAGCGCTTTTGAG ACCGAAATAATGAGGAATGAGTTTGAGAGACTAGCTGCTCGCCAGCCGCTTGAGCTTCTAAGCATGAAGAG ATATGAATTACCTGCGCCTTCATCTGGTCAGAGGAATGATATAACTGCATGGCAGGAGTGCGTCAACAATTCAATGGCTCAGCTGGAGCACCAGGCTGTTCGTATAGAGAATCTGGAGATCATGTCTCAGCATGGCTGTAATGCCTGGAGAGTCTATAATGA GAATCTAGTTCATATGATTGAATCTGCACAGAAGGATCTTCAGAAATTAAG AAAACGCATTCAGGACATGAATTGGCAAAGAAAAAACTCACAACTTACATCTGGAGCCAAGCTGAGAGAGATGGAGTCAAC GTGGGTATCCCTTGTGAGCAAGAACTATGAGATTGAACGTGCAATTGTGCAGCTTGAGAATGAAATCAATCAGCTGAAGCAAAGGGATGGAGAGAACAAAGAAAACATTGAGAATTATTAG